A stretch of the Paenibacillus dendritiformis genome encodes the following:
- the recR gene encoding recombination mediator RecR, which translates to MYYPEPIAKLIEAFSRLPGIGPKTAARLAFHVIRMPEDDVIDFAKALVNVKRNLQYCSVCCNITDSDPCRICQDKTRDPSVICVVQETKDLVAMERTKEFQGYYHVLQGAISPMEGIGPEDIRLAELLKRLSDERVKELILATNPNIEGEATAMYISRLVKPFGIRVTRIAHGLPVGGDLEYADEVTLSKALEGRREIQ; encoded by the coding sequence TTGTATTATCCAGAACCGATCGCGAAGTTGATCGAGGCATTTTCCCGCTTGCCGGGCATTGGGCCCAAGACGGCTGCCCGCCTTGCGTTCCACGTCATCCGCATGCCTGAAGATGATGTCATCGACTTCGCCAAAGCGTTGGTCAACGTGAAGCGCAATCTGCAATATTGCTCGGTATGCTGCAATATAACCGATTCGGATCCGTGCAGGATCTGCCAGGACAAGACCCGGGATCCGTCCGTCATCTGCGTCGTGCAGGAGACGAAGGATCTGGTGGCCATGGAACGGACGAAGGAGTTCCAGGGATATTATCATGTGCTGCAGGGCGCAATCTCTCCGATGGAGGGGATTGGGCCGGAGGATATCCGTCTGGCCGAATTGTTGAAGCGGCTAAGCGATGAGCGGGTGAAGGAATTGATCTTGGCGACGAATCCGAATATCGAAGGGGAAGCGACGGCGATGTACATATCCCGTCTGGTGAAGCCCTTCGGTATCCGAGTGACGCGCATTGCCCACGGCTTGCCGGTTGGCGGCGACCTGGAATATGCCGATGAAGTGACGCTGTCCAAGGCATTGGAAGGACGGCGGGAAATTCAGTAA
- the dnaX gene encoding DNA polymerase III subunit gamma/tau — protein MGHIALYRAWRPQSFGDMVGQQHIIQTLQNSLRERRFSHAYLFSGPRGTGKTTAAKIMAKAVNCEQGPGPEPCNECEACRRITAGAVMDVVEIDAASNRGVEEIRDLREKVKYAPSEVRHKVYIIDEVHMLTTEAFNALLKTLEEPPAHVMFILATTEPHRLPATIVSRCQRFDFRRVTLEEQVSRLEQVCRDEGIEADRDSLIYIAKLSDGGMRDAISLLDQAASFTDGRLDYRQVLDITGGIPEEQFADIARAVQAGDVGSVLATVESMMQDGKSADKCMESLLYFFRDLLMLKMVPDGQGMTDRLTRVEAFRELADAFEAASLFRIIDTLNRYQTDMKYAVQPQTLFEVALLQLAVQNQPGALTSHPEAAERQADRSDAVGSSSVVQQLQRQVASLEAKLNELAKGRMPDGRSDGGQPERAPAATRAPARVSRMAKQPPHFERYTASKDSSESNRIRSNWGQVLQRVKEAGVTIHAWLVNGEPVSALEDRVLVAFKNTIHRDTTEKPNNKQVIERVLSEVFGKPYQLDTMMLKDWEEAAERSAGEKEEPAFRLEPEGSEAESAQEPWIDEALHMFGEDLVVIKE, from the coding sequence ATGGGACATATTGCATTGTATCGCGCTTGGCGGCCACAGTCATTCGGTGACATGGTCGGACAACAGCATATTATTCAGACATTGCAAAACTCGCTGCGTGAGCGGCGATTTTCGCATGCCTACCTTTTCAGCGGTCCCCGGGGTACCGGCAAGACCACTGCTGCGAAGATCATGGCCAAAGCGGTCAACTGCGAACAGGGTCCGGGTCCGGAGCCCTGCAATGAATGCGAAGCCTGCCGGCGCATAACCGCCGGCGCGGTCATGGATGTCGTCGAGATCGACGCCGCATCCAACCGGGGCGTGGAAGAAATTCGCGATCTTCGGGAAAAGGTGAAATACGCGCCTTCCGAAGTCCGCCACAAAGTGTATATCATTGACGAGGTTCACATGCTGACGACGGAGGCCTTCAACGCCCTGCTCAAGACGCTGGAGGAGCCTCCCGCTCATGTCATGTTCATCCTGGCCACGACGGAACCTCATCGCTTGCCGGCGACCATCGTCTCCCGGTGCCAGCGGTTTGATTTCCGCAGAGTGACGCTGGAGGAACAGGTATCCCGTCTGGAGCAAGTGTGCAGGGATGAGGGAATTGAGGCAGACCGGGACAGTCTAATCTATATCGCGAAGCTGTCGGATGGCGGCATGCGCGATGCGATTAGCCTCCTGGATCAGGCGGCATCCTTCACCGATGGCCGGCTTGACTACCGGCAAGTGCTGGACATTACCGGGGGCATACCGGAGGAACAGTTCGCGGACATTGCCCGTGCCGTTCAAGCCGGAGATGTGGGATCTGTCCTCGCCACGGTGGAGTCGATGATGCAGGATGGGAAGAGCGCGGACAAATGCATGGAGAGTCTGCTCTACTTTTTCCGCGATCTGTTGATGCTGAAGATGGTGCCGGACGGACAAGGGATGACGGATCGCCTGACGCGTGTGGAAGCGTTCCGGGAGCTGGCCGATGCCTTTGAAGCGGCGAGCTTATTCCGGATTATCGATACCTTGAACCGGTATCAGACGGACATGAAATATGCGGTGCAGCCGCAAACGTTATTCGAGGTAGCCCTGCTGCAGTTAGCGGTGCAGAATCAACCGGGAGCGCTGACAAGCCACCCGGAGGCGGCTGAACGGCAGGCCGATCGTTCCGATGCGGTGGGATCTTCTTCCGTCGTGCAACAATTGCAGCGTCAAGTTGCGTCATTAGAAGCGAAGCTGAATGAATTGGCGAAGGGGAGAATGCCGGACGGGCGTTCAGACGGGGGGCAACCCGAACGTGCCCCGGCCGCTACCAGAGCGCCTGCGCGGGTGTCGCGGATGGCGAAGCAGCCGCCTCATTTCGAACGGTATACCGCCTCGAAGGATTCCTCCGAATCGAACCGCATCCGCTCCAATTGGGGACAGGTGCTGCAGCGAGTGAAGGAAGCCGGCGTCACGATTCACGCTTGGCTTGTCAATGGGGAGCCTGTATCGGCACTGGAAGATCGGGTGCTGGTCGCCTTCAAAAACACGATTCACCGCGATACGACCGAGAAGCCCAACAACAAGCAGGTGATTGAACGCGTCCTGTCCGAAGTGTTCGGCAAGCCATATCAGCTCGATACGATGATGCTGAAGGATTGGGAAGAGGCGGCGGAGCGGTCGGCCGGAGAGAAGGAAGAGCCGGCGTTCCGGCTGGAGCCGGAAGGTTCCGAAGCAGAATCGGCGCAAGAACCTTGGATTGACGAGGCACTCCACATGTTCGGGGAGGACCTCGTTGTCATAAAAGAGTAA
- a CDS encoding helix-turn-helix transcriptional regulator: MGRREHERWICRAVAYIERHLTDDVNFDDVARHTAVSRSHLHRVFQRQLGYSASSYLRERRLARAAADLLRTNKRILDIALEYRFAGQDSFTRAFKRAYGMTPHQYRSGFRIFHRTEEGSMVSDAFHDDAQPSNPLRAPQTAPRGWMITGLYPHEYKAGIDRVQVHRGKASGTLRGDASAKPDGFGTLMQMFDAGQYRGRRIRLNGFLKSERVIQHAGMWVRVDGPDEKVLAFDNMTTRPIQGTTEWALYTIVLDVPEQAEAIAFGALLCGPGQIWIDGLRFEEVDETVPVTDMLPELGQSLPAGPVNLDFEADIPAPGRSDI; the protein is encoded by the coding sequence CACACGGCAGTGTCCCGATCTCACCTGCATCGGGTATTCCAGAGACAGTTGGGGTACAGTGCCTCTTCCTATTTGCGGGAGCGGCGTCTCGCCCGGGCCGCAGCCGATCTGCTCCGGACGAACAAACGGATTCTGGATATCGCGCTGGAATACCGCTTCGCCGGGCAGGACTCCTTCACGCGCGCGTTCAAGCGCGCCTACGGCATGACGCCGCACCAATACCGGAGCGGCTTCCGGATATTTCATCGAACGGAGGAGGGATCGATGGTGAGTGATGCATTTCATGACGATGCGCAGCCGTCTAACCCGTTGCGGGCTCCGCAGACTGCGCCCCGAGGGTGGATGATTACCGGGCTCTACCCGCATGAATACAAGGCAGGCATCGATCGGGTTCAGGTGCACCGGGGCAAGGCTTCAGGCACGCTGCGTGGAGATGCTTCGGCCAAGCCGGACGGCTTCGGGACGCTGATGCAGATGTTCGATGCAGGACAATATCGAGGACGAAGAATCCGGCTTAATGGTTTTTTGAAATCGGAGCGGGTTATCCAGCATGCAGGGATGTGGGTGCGCGTGGACGGGCCGGACGAGAAGGTGCTTGCCTTCGACAACATGACCACCCGTCCGATACAGGGAACGACCGAATGGGCGTTGTACACGATCGTGCTGGACGTGCCCGAGCAGGCGGAGGCGATTGCCTTCGGGGCGTTGCTGTGCGGACCGGGACAGATCTGGATAGACGGATTGCGCTTCGAGGAGGTCGACGAGACCGTCCCGGTTACCGATATGCTGCCGGAGCTCGGTCAATCCCTGCCTGCCGGCCCGGTCAATCTCGACTTCGAGGCGGATATCCCGGCCCCGGGCAGGAGTGACATCTAA
- a CDS encoding YbaB/EbfC family nucleoid-associated protein has translation MNNMNQMMKQVKRMQEQMLKAQEQLADKKTTGTSGGGAVTVEVNGHKKVLSIVIKPEVVDPEDIEMLQDLVITAVNDALTKAEDMANDDMAKFTGGMKIPGLF, from the coding sequence ATGAACAATATGAATCAAATGATGAAACAGGTCAAGAGAATGCAAGAGCAAATGCTGAAGGCCCAGGAGCAACTGGCTGACAAGAAGACGACGGGGACTTCCGGCGGCGGCGCCGTCACCGTTGAAGTGAACGGCCACAAAAAAGTGCTCAGCATTGTCATCAAGCCTGAAGTCGTTGATCCGGAAGATATCGAAATGCTTCAAGATCTCGTGATTACCGCTGTCAATGACGCGCTGACCAAAGCAGAAGATATGGCGAATGACGATATGGCCAAATTTACAGGCGGCATGAAAATTCCTGGCTTGTTCTAA
- a CDS encoding DUF2508 family protein, translating into MRWLTIKRWFSGGHKQEVAEAIAHEQLMDDIRQALREWERAHSRFQYAVGDDEVDYAIFTLEAAEKRVAMLIKKAKRNELHALKLGKGWT; encoded by the coding sequence GTGCGATGGCTGACGATCAAGCGTTGGTTCTCCGGGGGCCACAAGCAGGAAGTGGCGGAGGCAATTGCGCATGAGCAGTTAATGGATGACATTAGACAGGCGCTTCGGGAGTGGGAACGCGCCCATTCTCGATTCCAGTATGCGGTGGGCGATGACGAGGTCGACTATGCGATCTTTACGCTGGAAGCGGCCGAGAAGCGTGTGGCCATGCTCATCAAAAAAGCAAAACGGAATGAACTGCATGCACTCAAGCTGGGGAAGGGGTGGACGTAA
- a CDS encoding pro-sigmaK processing inhibitor BofA family protein: protein MMIGVLIVSAAALLFVLLRQRLAWRGIMNFLLHGTAAFVLLYIVNTTGMAVDVYVPVNPVTLSAVGLLGVPGLAAIIFLKMVMI, encoded by the coding sequence ATGATGATCGGCGTACTCATCGTATCGGCGGCAGCGCTGCTGTTCGTCTTGCTGCGTCAACGGTTGGCCTGGCGGGGAATCATGAACTTCCTCCTTCATGGCACGGCGGCCTTCGTGCTTTTGTATATCGTGAATACGACTGGCATGGCGGTTGACGTATATGTGCCTGTCAACCCGGTTACGTTATCTGCGGTCGGGTTGCTTGGAGTGCCTGGCTTGGCCGCGATTATTTTCTTGAAAATGGTTATGATTTAG
- a CDS encoding ATP-binding protein: MTELNRPLGSQQACTLSSAGSTEGQDQERGKLNLLQQFAGAFLRDVNLGILLLDVQFRLVDISDMACRILGWTKSEVLHRRVNDLFGEMPTEYHLVQRSLLEGVVTHNHAVSWINGSDRYELLMDSNVLRDEQDRIVGAYVLLKDVSNLRSLEEQVQRSDRLAMIGQIAAGTAHEIRNPLTSIKGFLQMFKKKLDEHGMIKEVHYTDIMLTEINRINELVGEFLLLSKPKHLTIERVNLHQVLGEILPIIQNEAVLHAVQVNYKADEPLPLVIGDRELLKQVFINIAKNGIEAMSEGGVLNVTARRDDESKRVLIDIQDSGPGIPCYIIDKIFDPFFTTKANGTGLGLSVCQRIIHDLGGSIRVSTKGYGTTFTLYFPFPAP, translated from the coding sequence ATGACGGAATTGAATCGGCCTCTTGGTTCTCAGCAAGCGTGTACCCTCTCCTCTGCCGGATCGACAGAGGGCCAGGATCAGGAGCGAGGAAAGCTGAATTTGCTGCAGCAGTTTGCGGGTGCTTTTTTGCGGGACGTCAACCTGGGCATCCTGCTGCTCGATGTCCAGTTCCGCCTGGTGGATATTAGCGACATGGCATGCCGGATTCTCGGATGGACCAAGTCCGAAGTGCTGCATCGCCGGGTCAATGATCTGTTCGGAGAGATGCCGACGGAGTACCATCTTGTGCAGCGGTCGCTTCTCGAAGGCGTGGTCACCCATAACCATGCCGTCTCCTGGATCAACGGTTCGGATCGCTATGAGCTGCTGATGGACTCGAATGTGCTGCGGGATGAGCAGGATCGGATTGTTGGCGCATACGTGCTGCTCAAGGATGTGTCCAATCTGCGGTCGCTCGAAGAGCAGGTACAGCGGAGCGACAGACTGGCCATGATCGGCCAGATCGCGGCTGGAACGGCTCATGAGATACGGAATCCGTTAACCTCGATCAAGGGCTTCCTGCAGATGTTCAAAAAAAAGCTCGATGAGCATGGCATGATCAAGGAAGTGCATTACACCGATATTATGCTGACCGAGATTAACCGGATCAACGAATTGGTCGGCGAGTTTTTGCTGCTGAGCAAGCCGAAGCATCTGACGATAGAGCGGGTGAATCTCCACCAGGTGCTGGGCGAGATTTTGCCTATCATTCAGAATGAGGCGGTTCTTCATGCGGTTCAGGTGAACTATAAGGCGGACGAGCCGCTGCCCCTGGTCATCGGCGACCGCGAGCTGCTCAAGCAGGTCTTCATTAATATTGCCAAAAACGGAATCGAAGCGATGAGCGAAGGCGGCGTGTTGAACGTGACGGCAAGACGGGATGACGAGAGCAAGCGGGTTCTGATCGACATTCAGGATTCGGGTCCGGGCATCCCTTGCTACATTATCGATAAAATTTTCGATCCGTTCTTCACGACCAAGGCGAACGGCACAGGCCTAGGATTGTCGGTCTGCCAGCGGATTATTCACGATTTGGGCGGTTCCATACGGGTATCGACCAAAGGCTACGGCACGACTTTCACCCTTTATTTTCCGTTCCCGGCCCCATAA